AATAAGATTTTTAGCCGCCACTTTGGGTTTCAGCACCTTACGCCCGAAGAAATCGAACATCGCACGCTTGCGCTGACGATTATTGTGCTTATCACGTTGCTGGATTTTACCTACAATCTGGCTTTCTACCTATTCGGTGGCCGCTTCACTTGGTGGACGACGTTTTCCTACTTTTTCATCAGCACGGTGAATCTTTGGGTGTTCAAGAAGCGTGGCAATTTTCGTCGTTTTCGCAACATACAGATTGTGCTGACCATCATGTTGCCGCTTGTGGCCCAAATCACGCACGGGGGCTTCACTGGTGGCAGCGGCGTGGTATTGGCGGCATTTCTCGCGCCGCTCGGCACACTGATGTTTGCTCAAATCAAGACGGCGCGGCGCACTTTTTTTGCTTACCTTTTTGCCTTGTTGGTAGCTGGCGTGTGGGAATACATCGCCCGCCCTGACCCCAACAACTTGCCGCCAGAGGTGCATCTGTTGTTTTTCGAGTTCAATTTTGCCTTCACCGCCGCCGTTGCTTATTTTCTCATGGAAGGTTTTTTGAAGAATAAAGCGGCTTTAATCAAACTCGTCAAGGACGAGCACGAGATGGCTGACCGATTGTTGCTCAACATTTTCCCGGAAGAGACAGCAAGGGAACTCATGGAGAAAGGCTCGGTGTCGGCCAAAAGTTACCCCGCAGCCACGGTCATGTTTACTGATTTTGTAGGCTTCTCCGCTTTTGCCCGCACCCTTAGTGCCGAGGCTTTGGTGGAGCAAATTGACTTTTACTTCAGTGCCTTCGACGAAATCATCACCCGACATGGTTTGGAAAAAATAAAGACCATTGGCGACAGCTATATGTGCGCGGGCGGCATCCCTACGCCCCGCCCCGACCACGCCGCCGCGGTGTTGAAAGCCGCGCTGGAGATTCGCCAGTTCGTCGTAGAGCAACGTGAGGAAAAATTGGCACAATTCGGCTACCCTTTCGACATTCGCATCGGCATCCACACTGGCCCGGTGATGGCGGGCGTGGTGGGAAGCAGCAAAATTGCCTACGACATCTGGGGCGAGACGGTCAACATCGCCGCCCGCATGGAACAAACCTGCGAGCCGGACAAAATCAACATCTCGGAAGCCACCTACCACCATGTGAAAGATGCGTTTGAGTGCATTTACCGGGGGCGTTTCCCAGCCAAGCACGTCGGGGAAATCGAGATGTATTTTGTGGGAACCACTATCTGAAAATCGCTCCACTTTGCCCGCTACTAATCAATGCGTGATATGAAAATCTGGATTGCCACACTTGCCGCTCTATTGCTCGCAGAAATACTTTTCTCCCAGCCGCAACTCAAAAAACAAGCCGACCAACTGGCCGACCAACTGGAGGCAAAACTCATTGAGTGGCGCCGCGACTTTCACCAATACCCCGAACTGTCGAACCACGAATTCAGAACCGCCGAAAAAGTCGCTGCCCACCTGCGAGATCTGGGCTTGGAGGTGCGCACGGGCATTGCCCACACGGGTGTGGTGGGCGTGTTGAAAGGCGGAAAACCCGGCCCCATCATCGGCCTGCGTGCCGACATGGATGCACTCCCGGTAGTGGAGCGCGTGGATTTGCCTTTCAAATCGCTCGCAAAATCCGCCTACAATGGCGAGGAGGTGGGCGTGATGCACGCCTGCGGCCACGACACGCATGTGGCCATCATGATGGCGGTAGCCGAAATACTGACTGCCATGAAAAACGACCTTGCCGGCACGGTGGTGTTTGTGTTCCAACCCGCCGAGGAAGGCCCGCCGGAAGGCGAGGAAGGCGGCGCCCCGCTCATGATAAAGGAAGGGGTGCTCGACCATCCGAAAATCGAAGCCATGTTTGGCCTGCACATCAACTCGCAGACGGAAGTGGGCAAAATCGGCTATCGTTCCGGCGGCATCATGGCGGCCTCCGATTGGTTTTACGTCACTGTTCACGGCAAACAATCGCACGGCTCACAGCCGTGGAGCGGCGTGGACCCTATCGTCGTTTCGGCAGAAATCATACAAGGGTTGCAGACCATCGTGAGCCGTCAAATAGATTTGACCGAGCAGCCGGCGGTGGTCACGGTCGGCAAAATCACAAGCGGCGTGCGGGCCAACATCATTCCCGAATTGGCCGAGATGGTGGGCACCATCCGCACGCTCGACACCGCCATGCAACGCCTCATTCATCACAAAATAAAATTGACCGCCGAAAAAATAGCCGAAAGCGCAGGCGCACGAGCCGAAGTCCGCATCGAAAACAAAACGCCCATCACCTTCAACGACCCCGCCCTGACAACCAGAATGCTGCCCTCCCTCCGCGAAGCAGCAGGCGTGGAAAAAGTGGTGGAGATAAAAGCCCGCACGGGCGCGGAAGACTTTGGATTTTTCGCGCAGAAAGTGCCGTCGCTCTACTTTTTCCTCGGCGGCATGCCCATCGGCCAAAAGAAAGAAGAGGCCGCCGCCCATCACACACCCGATTTTTACATTGACGAAAGCGGGCTAAAACTCGGCGTGCGTGCCTTTTGCTACCTCGTGCTTGATTATTTTGATTATTTTGGGAAAAAATGACAAACAAACAAATCGCCAACGCCTTCGACGAACTCGCCAACCTCATGGAACTCCATGAGGAAGACGACTTTCGCATCCGCTCTTACCGCAACGCCTACCTGAACCTGCGCAAACTCGACCGCCCGCTCGCCGAAATGTCGGATGCCGAAATCAAAGCAATCAAGGGAGTTGGCCCGGCCATCGCCGGGAAAATCCGCGAGCTGGTGACAAACGGCCAGATGGCGACGTTGGAAAAATATCGGGAAAAAACCCCGCCCGGCGTGATGGAAATGCTGGAAGTCAATGGCTTTGGCCCCAAAAAAGTGCGCGTCGTGTGGCAAGAAATGGGCATCGAGACCGTCGGGGAACTGTGGTATGCCTGCAACGAAAACCGCCTCATCGAGTACAAGGGTTTTGGCCTGAAAACGCAGGAAGACCTCAAAAACAAGCTTGAATACTTCCTCAAAAGCCGCGACAAAATCCATCTGGACGCTGCCGAGGAGGAAGCCGATTTTATCGGCGCGTGGCTCGTCGGCAAGCTGCCCGGTGCCCGCGTGGCCCCCGTCGGCGAGTTGCGCCGTCGCTGCCCAGTCATCGAAAAACTGGAAATATTGGTTGGCTATGCCGGCGACCTCTCTCCCGCGCTGGATGGGGCCACCTTGACACTGGAACATCAAAAAGACACCACTTGGCAAGTGCGTCTGGAAAACAACACAAGCGCCTTTATCCACCGATGCGAGCCTTCCGAATTTGGCTCCAAAATGTTCAAGCACACAGGCAGCCCCGCTTTTGTGGAGACGTTCGCAAAGGCGCATCCCGGCATTGACTTCAAAAATCTGGAACACGAGGAACAGGTGTTTGAAAAAGCCGGACAACCCTACGTCGCTCCAGAGTTGCGCGAGACCACCCTACCCCCCTCCCCTGCCAAAGGACGCCATGAGGAATTGATCGAAGACCACGACCTCAAAGGCATCCTCCACGTCCACACCACTTGGAGCGACGGGCTGCACAGCCTGCGCGAGATGTGCGAACACGTTCGCTCACTCGGCTATGCCTACATCGGCATCACCGACCACAGCCAAGCAGCGTTTTATGCCAATGGGCTGAAGCCCGACAGGGTGTTGGCGCAGTGGGAGGAGATTGACAGACTGAATGAGGAACTCGCCCCCTTCCACATTTTCAAAGGCATCGAAAGCGACATCCTGAACGACGGCTCCTTGGACTACGAGGAAGATGTTTTGAGGCGATTTGATTTCGTCATCGCATCGGTGCACTCCAACCTGAAAATGAGCAAGGAAAAAGCCACATCTCGCATCTTGCGTGCTATTGAAAACCCTCACACCACCATCCTCGGCCACCCGACCGGGCGATTGCTGCTGAGCCGCGAAGGCTACCCGCTCGACTGGGAAAAAGTGTTTGAGGCTTGCGCCCGCCACCACGTCGCCATAGAACTAAACGCCAACCCCTACCGCCTCGACCTCGACTGGACGCTTATCCCGGAGGCTGTGGGGCACGGCATCCCTATCAGCATCAACCCCGACGCGCACAGCAAAGACGGGGTGCATGATGTCCGCTACGGGGTGATGGTGGCACGCAAAGGAGCGTTGACGGCAGCCCATTGCCTGAACGCGCTGGATGCCGCGGGCTTTGAGCAAAAAATCCGGCGATAGCAATACTGCTTTACGGCTTACCTTTGCCTAATATCTTGAAATCCATGTTGACCAAACGCACGTCAGCTTTCAGCAGGGGCCAACAACATTGTGATCGCCCTGAGCGACACGGAGGCCGCCAAAATATACACGGGCGACACACGCTCCGACATTGGCTCAGAGGCAGAAAAGATGAAGTTTGCCAATGCCGTCAATGAACTCGTGGTGAAATTTCGGCGCATAGATTACGACGAGGAACACGATTGGGAAATGCTCGTGATGGAGCGCCTCTACCCGATGGACTATCGAAGTCTAGAGTTTGAAAAACGCGAGGTGATTTTTTCCGTCTTTGAGGATGAGTTGCAAACGCTCCATCAAGCAGGGTTTGCCCACCGCGATTTGCGCCGCCCTTCCAACGAACCCGGCGACCGTTTCGACAATAGACTTGTTGCGGTGGAGGGATTTGAGTGAAGGGGATTGTCATTTTTTCGACTGGAAAGGCAAATTTTGCAGTCGAAATCGGGCATATTCGGCGAAAAATTTAACGAAGCCAGTCGGAAAAAGGGCTTTCCCTTCGCCAAAGGCCTCCACCGCAACAAGTCTAATATCTTTCTCACCCCGCAAGGCATTCGCCTGATAGACGTGGGCATCTCCGCCCTGCGTTCGCAGGTAGGCGACAAAGTTTTTCAAAAATTTGTGGAAGCAGAACTCGCGAAGTTGGAACACTTCAAAACATATTTCCTCAACCGCTGAGGTCATCGGCACTATTGTGTCACGTTCACATTCAGCGTCAGGCTCGAAGTGCCGCCCTTGAAGTTTTCCCCATTGCCCGTGATGCCTATCATGGCACCGCTCAAAGCGCCGTTGTTGGGGCATGAAAGCGACACGTTGAGCGCCTCGAGGGCAATTTTCCACTCCTTGAGGCCGCAGGTGGTCAGCATGGAAA
This genomic interval from Saprospiraceae bacterium contains the following:
- a CDS encoding adenylate/guanylate cyclase domain-containing protein; protein product: MNKIFSRHFGFQHLTPEEIEHRTLALTIIVLITLLDFTYNLAFYLFGGRFTWWTTFSYFFISTVNLWVFKKRGNFRRFRNIQIVLTIMLPLVAQITHGGFTGGSGVVLAAFLAPLGTLMFAQIKTARRTFFAYLFALLVAGVWEYIARPDPNNLPPEVHLLFFEFNFAFTAAVAYFLMEGFLKNKAALIKLVKDEHEMADRLLLNIFPEETARELMEKGSVSAKSYPAATVMFTDFVGFSAFARTLSAEALVEQIDFYFSAFDEIITRHGLEKIKTIGDSYMCAGGIPTPRPDHAAAVLKAALEIRQFVVEQREEKLAQFGYPFDIRIGIHTGPVMAGVVGSSKIAYDIWGETVNIAARMEQTCEPDKINISEATYHHVKDAFECIYRGRFPAKHVGEIEMYFVGTTI
- a CDS encoding amidohydrolase, translated to MKIWIATLAALLLAEILFSQPQLKKQADQLADQLEAKLIEWRRDFHQYPELSNHEFRTAEKVAAHLRDLGLEVRTGIAHTGVVGVLKGGKPGPIIGLRADMDALPVVERVDLPFKSLAKSAYNGEEVGVMHACGHDTHVAIMMAVAEILTAMKNDLAGTVVFVFQPAEEGPPEGEEGGAPLMIKEGVLDHPKIEAMFGLHINSQTEVGKIGYRSGGIMAASDWFYVTVHGKQSHGSQPWSGVDPIVVSAEIIQGLQTIVSRQIDLTEQPAVVTVGKITSGVRANIIPELAEMVGTIRTLDTAMQRLIHHKIKLTAEKIAESAGARAEVRIENKTPITFNDPALTTRMLPSLREAAGVEKVVEIKARTGAEDFGFFAQKVPSLYFFLGGMPIGQKKEEAAAHHTPDFYIDESGLKLGVRAFCYLVLDYFDYFGKK
- a CDS encoding DNA polymerase/3'-5' exonuclease PolX; its protein translation is MTNKQIANAFDELANLMELHEEDDFRIRSYRNAYLNLRKLDRPLAEMSDAEIKAIKGVGPAIAGKIRELVTNGQMATLEKYREKTPPGVMEMLEVNGFGPKKVRVVWQEMGIETVGELWYACNENRLIEYKGFGLKTQEDLKNKLEYFLKSRDKIHLDAAEEEADFIGAWLVGKLPGARVAPVGELRRRCPVIEKLEILVGYAGDLSPALDGATLTLEHQKDTTWQVRLENNTSAFIHRCEPSEFGSKMFKHTGSPAFVETFAKAHPGIDFKNLEHEEQVFEKAGQPYVAPELRETTLPPSPAKGRHEELIEDHDLKGILHVHTTWSDGLHSLREMCEHVRSLGYAYIGITDHSQAAFYANGLKPDRVLAQWEEIDRLNEELAPFHIFKGIESDILNDGSLDYEEDVLRRFDFVIASVHSNLKMSKEKATSRILRAIENPHTTILGHPTGRLLLSREGYPLDWEKVFEACARHHVAIELNANPYRLDLDWTLIPEAVGHGIPISINPDAHSKDGVHDVRYGVMVARKGALTAAHCLNALDAAGFEQKIRR